The genomic interval TATTACCGTGTGAGAGGTATCTCGCCTTTCGGTGAACTGGGGCCTCCATCAGCACCTGCTTCCGGTAAAGGAAAGCACCTCCTGCGGTATGTGCCTAACATCCGCAGTAATAATGTAGACGAAAAAGGCATTGCAACGATCAGCTGGGAATTTGAAGAAGCAGGTAATAAACTGATCAAAGGTTTCCGCCTGAACCAGGCGCCGACTGTGAGCGGACCGTATAAGGTAGTGATGGACAATATTGCGCCTGAGCAGCGTTCCCTGGAATATGCGCATTTGAATCCTACCAACTACTTCACCATGACGGCCGTAGCAAAGGATGGTGGTACCACCACTTCATTCCCTGTGCTGGTCCAGCCGGTGGATTCTACGCCGCCGGTAGCCCCCGTAGGGCTTTCCGCAACGATAGACAGCAATGGGATTGTAAGCCTGAAATGGGAGAAGAATAAGGAGAGCGATCTTTTGGGGTATGCCATCTTCAGGGGGAATAATCCCGGCGAGGAAATGTCGCCCGTGATCGATAGCGTATGGCGTAACAACGAATTCAGAGACAGTGTTGCAGTAAAGTCATTGAACAGTAAAGTGTATTACGCAGTAAAGGCGCTGGACCAGCGGTATAACGAATCTCCCTTCTCTGCAGTGCTGGAAGCAAAGAAACCGGACGTAGTGCCGCCTGCTTCTCCCATCTTCTCCGGTTATAGTGTGAAGAACGATACGGTGTACCTGTCATGGGCACGCAGCAGTGATGAAGATGTGGCGGAACATCTGCTGTACAGGAAAGTAGGATTGGACAAAACCACTAAATGGGATCTTATCAGTCGCATGACGGCGAAGGGCGTGTATGGCTATTCTGATGCGGCCGTTGTTGGCGGTAACACCTACTCTTACATCATCACCGCAAAAGACAGCAGCGGACTGGAATCTGTGCCGGTGCAACCTGTAACGGTGAAGGTGCCGGTGAGCCCTGAATCGATCCGCGTAAAAGGCTTCAACGCTGCGGCCAACAGGCAGGAACGGTACATTGAAGTGTCCTGGAATGCGATAGCAGATAAGACGGCTGAGTACCAGTTGTACAAAGGAGAGAAAGATCAGCCGGTGACGCTGTGGAAAGTAGTGGAGGGAGGTACAAGAAGCATTACAGATCAGCAGTTAAAGATCAATACAACTTACAAATATGGTATCCGTGTGGTAAAGGCGAATGGTGCAATGGGGCAATACCAGGAAATAGAAGTTAAATATTAAGATATAAACACGATGGCTATGAAAAGATTTTTACTCTTTTGGCTGTTCTTATTAGTTACAAGCCGTTGTTTGGCCCAGGAAGCAGTGAAATATGATTTCTTCTGGTCTATCTATATGTATGGGCAGGACGGTACCGCCGGTTGTGAGAGCTATACAAGTGTTGTAGC from Chitinophaga filiformis carries:
- a CDS encoding fibronectin type III domain-containing protein translates to MKKVKIILSLLMMAGVFCSAPASAQRKATNNLYMKATVRKSGVLLRWAVDNPAAWKTTNQYGFELVRYTVARDGQVLKAPEKKVLNTTPLKPMPLDAWEGIAQKDQYAAIIAQAIYGKTFEVSGNTGNKSVASIIAQSAEQEQRFAFSLYAADNSFAAAKMAGWGWEDNTARPTERYLYRIYTLAPASKLKIDTGNVYIGMSNYEELPKPGDVGAIFGDKSVMLSWEYNAYKAYYTSWIVEKSMDNGVTYERATNLPVANINEKDDKPSPRMYYMDSLPDNERTCYYRVRGISPFGELGPPSAPASGKGKHLLRYVPNIRSNNVDEKGIATISWEFEEAGNKLIKGFRLNQAPTVSGPYKVVMDNIAPEQRSLEYAHLNPTNYFTMTAVAKDGGTTTSFPVLVQPVDSTPPVAPVGLSATIDSNGIVSLKWEKNKESDLLGYAIFRGNNPGEEMSPVIDSVWRNNEFRDSVAVKSLNSKVYYAVKALDQRYNESPFSAVLEAKKPDVVPPASPIFSGYSVKNDTVYLSWARSSDEDVAEHLLYRKVGLDKTTKWDLISRMTAKGVYGYSDAAVVGGNTYSYIITAKDSSGLESVPVQPVTVKVPVSPESIRVKGFNAAANRQERYIEVSWNAIADKTAEYQLYKGEKDQPVTLWKVVEGGTRSITDQQLKINTTYKYGIRVVKANGAMGQYQEIEVKY